A region of the Cryptococcus deuterogattii R265 chromosome 1, complete sequence genome:
CTCAATGGCGCAGCCCCTGACGCGATAAAAACCAATCGACCGCCCAGCAAGGCCCTTATCTGCAAACCCACCATCATCAGTACAGAGATCATTACTTCCATACGACTCTAGACTCTGAGAGTCGGGTCGCACGAGCAGCTTTATTTCCTTTACTTACTTTTCGGAAAACAAGGGCATCATAGATTGGATGAGTGACTTCACCTgtttctctccatcttgcGAGTTTGGTGTTGACTGCTTTAGTAAGCAGGGCTCCTTTGAGACCGCCACTATCCATCTGTCCCTTTACAGCTGCGTGGATACTATTCCATTCCCCCCTCTCGTTAGCTCCTCTACTCCTGTGTCTTAAACCTGATGCTAAGGGATTGGTACTTACCGGTTCCACATACGTGGTACGCCAATCATGAAATGAGGTTTGATAAGCTGAGCGTCTTCAAGGAGCTTTGTAGGGTCCGCTCTGGTGAACCCGATCGTACCACCGCCATAGATGACGACAAGTTCGGCGAAACGTTCATAGCTAATATCAGGATGAGTTGGGTATATCAACAAGTAtttgagaaaaggagaagatggaagatgggaggaTGCTTACATGTGActgagagggaggaaggagaggaacaTCCAGGGTTGGTTGATCAAGCTCGGATTGACACCCTTTCCATTGGAGATGGTTGCAGAAAGCACGTTTTCAGTGGTAAGCACTACTCCCTTCGGATCACCTATCGTCATGACATCCGTCAATACTTGCTATTGTCTtaatggaaaagaaatgaaCGTACCAGTGGTTCCACTGGTATAGCTGATGGTACAAATCCTCTTCAGGtcaagctcctcttctccttcctctggcCCGGGTTTACAAGGTTCTTGAGCTCCTTTTGCTTCCAGTTCGTCCATTGTGAAGAAGTCAAGGCCAACCGAAGCCGCCCATTGGTTGAGCAATTGCCTTTCTGAAGTAGGCAAAGGGTCCATAGAGACGATTACTCGCaaagaaggacagagaGGGGCAATTTTGAGAAGCGCGGGGAGGTGATTTTGCGAAGCCACAATGATAGGTAGAGGACAGTGGTTGGTTCTGTTGTTTGTTGAGCACACGGAAGCCCCTAAAAAAGATTTGTTGACTCACATATACCTGGCCACATCTGGACCCAAGGTTTCGTAAAGACTGACGCCTACAAGTCCAAAAGCCTGGCAGGCCAGATCCATGACTTGCCACTCTTCCCTATTACTACTCCAAACGCCTACCGCCCAGCCTCTTCTAGCTCCGCCCTTTCGCCTATTCTCATCCCCGTAGAATGGAATACCAGGATGTTTGATTTCAGGAGGGGATATGTCCTCAGAGGCTGGGTTTCGAAGACGACCTTCACGCTCGAGAGCAAGGAGGGCAGATCCGAAATTGTTACGCCTAGATTGCACTGTGGCATAGGATGTAGGGATTAGGGTGTTGGTCCATACAGGCTCAAGGAGTGTAGAGGATGGGTGAAGGGCTCGGCGGAcgaagagaggatggtcTGGGTGCTCTTTAACAGCTAAAGATGGCTTGTATTAGTTGTGCGTATTGGATGGGCTTTATCCATTTTAACCCACAGTCCTCGAACAGCTGGAAAAGAGCATGTGGCTCATCAGGAGCTGTCAGTATAGACCTATCAAAAAAGGCTGTAGCGAAGGAGATGCGTCAGCACTGCTCATAAGAGGGCCCCAAGCTCGCAGTTTCCCGATAGACATACCGTTTGTGAATACACCTGTACGATGTCAATATCAATTTATTAACATCCACCAGATTCGTTGGTTGCACATACCACTCTGCCCTTCTTTACGTGTCCCAGGGATTTCCTGTGCAGCCAATATTAGTCGTTTATCCTCTTTCTACAACGACTGGACGTACATGGTCCTGCCTGTTTAGATCAATATTCGGGGGGAGAGGGACTAGGGGCATGCTGCAGGCTACGATAGTGTTACACAAGTAAAAGTATGGCTAAAGTATATAAACTGTgcaaaaaggggaaaagaacTAGACAGCGCAATCTTTGTCTCGATGAGGGTCCGGTTATACACCCCTCATTTATCCGGTGTCTATAAGCGTCATAATACAGCACTTGGCTGGACTGTTTATACTAGGAAAGACAACTCGAGAGAGAAGCATGCTGGGCGCTGCGAGAGGAATATAGTCCAGGCCAGCCACTGACCATATGCCATGCATACGCATTCTTAGTCGCCTGAAAAAGCAAGTAGACTGCTTCCAGGTACGTCCGTAATCTTAGTTATCCCAAAAGTGTAATTGGATTACTCAGGCCCTGTTAGACGGGATCAAACGTCCTACATATAACCGGGAGCTGCTCCCTTTGATGTAAAAGCAATCAACTAATTAAATTAAGGATTTTAAGAAAATGGTAATCACGACGTGTGTCAAACAAGGATCCATATCGGTCAGTGCGGCGCATGCTTacatccatcccatcaATGAGATGGTTCTGTCGTGATAGATCACGCCCACTACCAGAAGGGCAAGGTAGTTTTCTTTCTACATGACTTGCATAACGCGATCCATGTAAATGATGCCTTCAGCAAGTGCGTGCGTCATTCACGATTGTCTATTGATTGATTCTTTCCATCACTGATGCCGCATCTCACTTCTTTCATCAGCTACTCACTTCACTTACGCCTGTCCGTTCATTATGATTATCCAAGAGTGCCTCTCACATTTAGTAATGACCGTGTAAGACTCACCGTAAAAATCAAGCGGTCACTTATTTTCAATGGTGCTTTGTATGTATCTGTACGTAATTGTACAGGTCTCCGCCTATGGCTGATAATTATCGCGTAAGTATACCGATAACGGATCTATACCGAGATCCTTCTGGAGATCAGACTGAAGAGTTACAGAGGGCTTTCAGGGTCGGCCAATCGAGTCAGTCTGAACTGGAACGACAACAGGAAGGTTATTATTTGTAGACAAAATGATGCATCGCAGCTACGCCTAGCTGCAAGCCTGGTCAGCATTGAATTCTCCGCTGGACACAGCCAACTCACCCATGTGGTTTCTCTTCCAGTATTAGTTTGTATGATATACATGTATGTTTTTTCCATAGGAGGATAAGACCTCTTGTAGTATACAGTTGTCGTGACATTTCACAACGCAGAATGGGATCATGGTCGTGAACAATGTCGGGCAAAGATCGGACGAACCAGGTTTGTTTCAATACGATGAGTTCTATCTCTCTATGCAATTCATTAGCTCTGACTTATCAATCTCATAGTTTTAAATGGACCAACCTCTTTAGCATGCCTTATTATCTTTAACCAATAAATCTAAAGTTGGAACTATGAACAGCATACTGAAGGGACCTCCATCAATCCTATCCTCCAAAATAACAgatgagaagggaaagaatgaGAATGCTCACCCTCGGCTgcatcccttcctcctgcccGATCACTTTCAACATGAACATCTCATGGAACTTCCTAGGCatatctctctcttgtGGCTTATCGTTCGATGATTGGAGTACAGCCGGGCCATGAAGCACGGAACCGGTGACGTTTATGATCAATGACGGCGCTGAGCCCTCTTCAGCTATGAGTTCAACAATGGCAAATACGTTTGCCGTCAACGTCAGCACTGATTTCGCTCAAAAGTGGTTAAAAGCCTATCAGAAGACATACAAGCGACAGGGTGACAGTCAAGCGTTTGAAGGTCATGTCTGCTCAGAGGCATGGAACGAAGAAATTCGGCGAAAGCGGTAGGTTCGGAAGATATAGGGTTACCGTTCCAGATAATCttggaggatgggaggTAAAGAATTGGGATTTCCTATAAGCATCAGGCTCTATCAGCTGTCTATATCCTCGGCTTTAAATTTGTTGAAAGTTAGAAAGTGAGGACACGAAGTCGTGCCAACAAAAGGATACCCCTTTGTCTGCCTTCTATTTATACGCTAACTCAAAGAAGCAGCAAGACCAACCTCAGCTCGCCTCGACGGTTCATCATACGCTTCATAGTAGATTTGGCAGAATGCGATGGCTCCATGTGCGGCAGCATCGATAGCCAATGGACCCCATGATTGCGCTCTGTAGAAAAATGGCGAGATAAGATTAGCTGTAAATTACGAAAGagtggcggtggtggtggaggagcaGCGGAATGGGCTTACCCTGGAGGGACGGTTGTAGGTATACCACTTTGAGAGGAGGGCGGTATGGTTGATGGCGTTATGGAGGCCATTCTTATGTTGTTATTTCTGAAGAGTCTgagaaatggagaagaaagagaatggaTTGATGACGACGCGGAGGATTTTGACTTTCTTGGTATTCTCATCACCGACCGGGAAACAACGCAACAACAACGTTtatttttttgttttggcTCCAAATTCGGCGATGGCCGCTTTTCTATTATCGTCTCTTTCCAGCCTGTAGAAAACCAGAGTTGCCGAACAATTTTaacctcttctcctacCTCCGGCTTCTGAATGCTCCTGCAGTGACTGCTCAATTTGCACTTTTAGTCATCTATCAAGTAGGTGAGGGATGCATAACTAACACTTGCGCCCGTGGCAGCGATGATAAACTCAAGCTCTCCAGGGCGCTTTGATGCCTATCcggtcatcatcaacacaCTACACATCACACAGGCCCCACAAAAATTACACAGCAGCATTGACCATTCCCATTTAATGGACACATTACCTCATTCCTTCTCTATTACTGGTGCCATGCTGAAGGGGTGTGTTTTCCCGCGTTTATCGTTTTGCAACACAAAGGAGGTCATAAAGCCGTGTCATTCTGTTTATTTACTAAACAATTCATTTATTAAAGGGCCCGGCGGGCAACTTTGAGGAGCAATTGTCCCAGTTGTCCCAGTTGAAAGGCTCTCATCAAATTTTACGAATTTAGATCTTGATGTTCTTGTATAAAACCAATGGGACAATGCGCCGTGTCTCAGGAAAGGAACCTCCTATTGTTCATTGCTCTACGACCATCCGCATATATATGTCGCCTTGCGAGCTCAAATTGTAGCATTGACTTATCCGCACTTCGATTCTGTGAGGCCCGCCCTCTTTATCGACTTACTATAACGAAGGCAGCGAAAAAGATAACGAACGTGACTATACGGCTTATAACGAAAAGTGACGAACCCCCAGGGCCATATCGTGCCCTCTCTGTTGATCAGGTAGCACTAGACCACTTTAACAGAAACTGTCACTTTCCCTATCCTAACGGGTGCTATAGAGTATTGACCATGGTGTCCAGTCTCCAGAAGGCTCCAACTTCGGATTCCGATTCTGAGCGTACCCTTTATGATTGCCCAGATCGAACAAGTCAAGCAGATCAGGCAGATTCTCGTCATGATTCGAGGAGTGAAATATTTTTCCCATATGcccctcctttcttttccatcataTCAGCTCTTACTTCTTCTACCCAACAGCCGCAAGTAGCCTCACTTCAACCCATAGAAGAAACTAAATGGCAAAGGCCACTCGTTCTCCCCACTCTCAATGCCCATCGCCGGCTAGTTTCACTCATTATCGCCTTGACTTTTCTTTCTGGAGGACTGGTCGCTGGCTGGATCGCTTTCGTCATTCATCAGAATCATATATTGCTAGGAGAAGAGTCGCCTGATAAtgaggggaaggatgatgacCAGGAGTTGAATCCTTTGATTCTATTAATTGATGCtgttttcatcatcttgtATGTCCTCCTTAATTTCTTGTTACTTGGAACGACCCTGAGGTGCCTCTTTTTTTAGTATAATGtcctcaatctccatcGTCTTATGGCTTATTTATCGTCTCTCCACCCAATTCCGTCCcccatcctccccatcATCTACAATCCATACCGCCCATCCGCTCGACTTCCTCCCTGAATGGTGTCGTACATCTCTACCTTCTTTGCCTACTTATAGTGACGCGGTGGCTGGGGCCAGCAGTACTACTCGTCATGGGCTAGATATGGGGTTATCTGCTGATGAGAATAATAGGATTAGTAGTGTGCTAACGCGGAACCAGAATTatgaggaaggtgaggatCGCAGTGGTAATGGTGTGCCTGGGGCCATGACGCATGACGAGGATATCGAAAGGCAAATGCGAGCTCGAGAGCAAGGTTTGATGAGCTATGGGATGTCGGAGCAATTGCAGGCTACTACCCAGCTTCAGCGTCAGATTCAATTTCAACCTCAATCCTTTGCTTTGGAAGTCACGGTGGAGAATGAACCTGTCACGGTAAATATGGAAGACATCAaaatgagaaggaggatcgAAAcagaggagggaggtgggaaaggcgatgaagagaaagagaagaatgatgagattgaggtacGATTGGGAGTGTAAAATTATTACAGCAGTAGAATCAGTACATAGAGATTTATACAACGTTTGCGCATCTCACAATGAGCTATAATCAGATAAAACGCTTCATTCGCGGCTGCTCATCTGGAACTCTTTTGCCCGTCGTGAGAGTATACATCAGAGTCTAAACATAATTGTAAGACATTATTTGTTCATAAATATTGTAGATGCATATGTATGGTCTGTCAACTTTATCAGTCTTATACTACATTTTCTAACGATATATTAGCTATAGTGCCATAGTTGGCTAAAGTCATCAGTTGGCGATCGTTTACAGTAACGATGTTTTCAATGTAAACTTGTTTTTCCAACTTTTGATTAAACAACGGATAAAATCTCGCGTACTCCTTGCCGTAAGAAAGTAAGGTTGTATTCAATTGTACCTCTCCGTGCTTGCCATGTCTCTGTCCGCAGCAACACTACCAACGCGAGGTATCTTTTTGATCCTTTACATCAGTCATGGTTCCCATTTTTGGgacaagaggagaaaatACACACGGAGTGAATTGCCACATGGCTAGGGTGGTGCTCGGCAGTAACCTCGTTGACTGTGTCATCCAGGGTGCATCGGgatcttcgtcatcccaCCATCCTTTCggctcatcatcgtcctcttcttcatcttcctcgtcttcttccccgTCTGgtcccttttcctcatcatcatcgtcttcatcctcttcgtctgcGGACGGCCTCTGAGATATGGCCTTGTAGAGACTCTGAAATTGTAGGAATGATGAAAGGTACTCAGTCACTTGCTCTGTTAACTCATCTGTTCGATGACGGTTATCGGTCGCAAGTATGACTCTGGAGTTCATGTCGAACAAAAACGTGTTATCGGTGCTAGAGTGCTATATAGCAAAGTTACTGAGGGAAGGCGGGTAAAAAGAGACGAGTACATACTGTAGAGAAGTCCAGTAATAACGCTTCAACAGCTGACAACATTTCCATACTTCCCTGTATGACCTTGCTCCAAGCTGCTCTAAGAGACACATCATGAGCACTCGTCATGCTATACACGACCTCCGGGATCAACTGGTTTATGATCATTCCTATAGTCTGGGGATCATCCAGATCAAGGTTGCTGGGAGCGTAGGCTCGCAAATCGCCATATCTGAAATCCTCAATTTCCTCTGCGGTTGTTCGTTGGATCTCGGCGTAGTTTTCACCACGGTAGTCTTCAGAAAGCATCTCCGCTTTGTGGATAAACATGTGGAAACGTATCTCGGGGTTGGCAAGATAAGCTCGGACCATGATGTGGACGAATTTCCGGATGGAGTCGTGGTAAGAGTCGTCTTGCTGCAGTCTTGTGAGCGACAGACCCGAAAAATATTCCAGAATTGATACTTACTTGCATGTCCAAGACGTAGACGATTGTAGAGAATGTGCTCAATGGCACTTCGAGTTGGTCAATTTCGAAATTGGATGGTGTGTCCCATATTTGTAAAGGCACAATCGAACTAGTCGTACGTTCTTATCAGCTCAGCCTTATCTTGCCAGTTTTGATCCGGGCATACTTATAGTCAATCTGTTCGATTTTTTGGGTCACACCAAAGTGAGGGACTTCAACAGCCGGGACTTGTTGGAATACAGTCTTGATGCATGATGTCTTGCCGGCCCTATAAGTAATCGAGGGATTAGCGTCATTGGCCTACTTGTAGACGAGAAGGCTACCCACTTTCTCCATCCGAGAACAAGGACCTTTTGGCGAAGAGTATCATCTACTTGATGCTTTGGCTGATCCTCTGTATTGCTGTTACTCCTGGACATGACTAATTGTTCAAATAAGAAGACGAAATGGAGCGTCAACAATGAGAGATGTATAGGCGGTTCGACATAAGCGGGCACTTGCTAGGCCCCCCAGATAGATAACTAAGCGATCTCGGTATGCTAATTAAAAGTACCAGAATTAATAATTTATTTTTAAACGCGTTTCAGAGGAAAGTCATGTCAGGTTGCGACGCGTCGTGTTCAGTTCCAACATCTTCAGTTGAATTCGCATTCCTCATACCACTTCTTGGAATCCTTGGACTGAAATACCTCAGAGAGTGTACTCCCTGTAATAGCCAAAAACGGCGGTCTTGGTACTAGGTACAGCGTGAGATCTCACGAGCACAGTATTGACGCGTGGCTGATTCCCATTTCAGCATGTGGTCCTCCTCTCTTACCACCTTACCACCTACGTCAGAGGTTCCAACTCTCTCCTCAGAGCCCTCTCCTCCTAGGCAGGCCCCCAAGCGTACATACGGGCGCGCTAAACACGTTTCTCCTCCGCCGGATAAGGCGGAGTTGCCCTCCGTCACCAGTATCTCTGAACATGGCGAGCCGTCTTCCGCAAGAGATAATACACTCGTCAACAGATGGACAGATCTTTCAATGAACTGGAGAAGCCAATTGGCTGAGATTGATGCCCCATGTGATGATGTGGGACTAGCAGAAGACCCGGAAGAACTTGCACGCGAGATGGCGCGATTGAGAGGTGAACTGAGAGGTAAAATTAGTTCGACCTCTACCTTGATTGCCGAAGGACATGATGACGTACCACAAATGACTGCCAAAGTGACTGGCAGTCTTGCTGTATCCGTCAACGGATCTTCACAGGcatctcccttttccctgcCGCCCTCATCACCACCCAAACGCCACTCGTCACAAGCCAGCTCTGCGTTGTCAGAACCACATTCACTGCTGCAAGTCTCGGAAGCCTCAGAGAAGACCGAGGAGGAGTCTTATGTCATAAAACGACCTTCAAAAGGGAAAACTCGAAATATTGTGGCgtctgatgaggaagatgaggaaacTCCCAAGCGAAGAGCAGGTTCAAAGTCCAGTCAAAGCGcgtctcctcctcttttctctaGCCAGGAGGAGTTGACAGAGCAGACTCCTACTGCGAAGGATACAGACTCTgacggagagaagaataatGGTGCAAGTCAGAATATCAGTGCACTTTTAACGcaagatgacgaagaagaggccaaAAGACAGAGAGAACAGGAAAGAACGCAGGGGCATGACTTTCTGCAGGCTCGTGAGGATCCCCTAGCAGAATTGGACGACCTGTTCTCCTACGATAAAGCTTTGGATGAACGTGACAAATCAAAGAATAAGGTATATGTCTGCGATACTTTTCATCATATGGCTCGACGCTAACGGCAAGATCAGGGTCTCAACAAGCgggacaaggagaaaatGTATAGAGATATTGATGCCGCTAAGCGCCGTGAGTAAGATATAATCCTACGTCAAGAGCATTGCTGAGTCTCAATAGAGCGCTCTGTCCACCTCAGTAAACCAAATGCGAGATTGGCACCTCTGGGCGATTGGCTCAACAAATGGAAAGCAGTGAAAGGTAGCTCTCCCCCTTCTCATCGACTCACAATCGAGGAAGCATCCCCTGCCCCACGACCAATCTTGATCCCCTCCTCTGAAAATGACCCGATCTCGCTCTTCACCCCAAGCTCTGCTGTCCATGTACACGTCCCTTCGACCCAGATCAAGGCATCTACCATTAGCTCCTCCCCTACCCCCAGTTCAATCCCTCGCCCCTCACATGATTCGTTCAAATCGAGAATAAGTCAGTCTTCTAGAGTGCCAGGGACTTCTGAGCCAAAcgagcaggaagaagaggacaaaaACGAGGATTTCCGTGCGTTCACgcagagggaagaaatgaaggaacTAGTTGcggagaagcaagaggagaagatgaataaTCTGAAAGTGATGAAGGCGAAATTGGCGCGCGAAGCGGCTTTGCGAAACAAACCCAAGTCGAAagcagatgatgacgacgacCTTGATATCGTCGAAGACTCGCACGACTTTCTTGTCGAAGGTAGAGGCCTGGCAAACGGTAATGTCAAACCGAGTATCAAAACTCTGGACAATATCCGTGCTGCTGCCCCTCGCCGATCGACCACACCTTTTGAGAAGGGCGGGCCTAAAGCCCAGTCAAAGTCTCTAAAAGCAACTGAAACCTATATCCATCATGCCGCTCACACGCCCAACCACGCTTCTTCTAAATTCCTTAACGGTGGTGTTCGTCCTGCAGGCCAGAAAAAGGGCAGGGATGCCGCCGTCTCGCAGGCTAAGTTGGACGCTTACATATTGGATAAGCATAGACAACAGGCGAacaagacgaagaggaagaaggaggaacgatggggaagagggaggattTTGCCCCAGAGAGTGACGCAAGACGTGGACGAACTTGTAGCGCAGGTGGAGCAGGcggatgggaagagagacgaagatgaggacgaggatgaagaggatggagagtaCACACcggatgatgaaaatgaagagcaagaatTGATGAACAGGGGTGAAGAggtgggagatgaggaagctgaGGAACcccagaagaaggatgagccCATTGTCGACAGCtttggagagaagggaaacCGCTCCCAATCtgaaacagaagaagacgaggattTAGCGCTTATTCTCAAACGTAAAAACAGAAAGCCTCGAGCTTCAACATGGATCCTTGGATcagacgatgaggatgaatcCATGCCTGCTAAGGCTCCTACTCAGCGAGAGCCACTGGCGGAAGCGGTCATTTCTAACCTCGCACCGCTGGCCGATGATATCGACGTAGACCTTGC
Encoded here:
- a CDS encoding long-chain acyl-CoA synthetase, producing the protein MPLVPLPPNIDLNRQDHEIPGTRKEGQSGVFTNAFFDRSILTAPDEPHALFQLFEDSVKEHPDHPLFVRRALHPSSTLLEPVWTNTLIPTSYATVQSRRNNFGSALLALEREGRLRNPASEDISPPEIKHPGIPFYGDENRRKGGARRGWAVGVWSSNREEWQVMDLACQAFGLVGVSLYETLGPDVARYITNHCPLPIIVASQNHLPALLKIAPLCPSLRVIVSMDPLPTSERQLLNQWAASVGLDFFTMDELEAKGAQEPCKPGPEEGEEELDLKRICTISYTSGTTGDPKGVVLTTENVLSATISNGKGVNPSLINQPWMFLSFLPLSHIYERFAELVVIYGGGTIGFTRADPTKLLEDAQLIKPHFMIGVPRMWNRIHAAVKGQMDSGGLKGALLTKAVNTKLARWRETGEVTHPIYDALVFRKIRALLGGRLVFIASGAAPLRKDVHEMLKVVFSCEVVQGFGMTETVGTCSVGIPWDVGGPGTCGRLQPCNDVKLVDVPDMGYTAKDLPNPRGEVCLKGPNISPGYLHNHKATKESIDEDGWFHTGDIGEIDSAGRLKIVDRLKNVVKLSQGEYVALEKLEGLYALDPIFASFLVHGDSTRSSLIAIAILDPQQTSSLVSKILGKNVPSEDLRGLEEAARSKEVRKAVFKILGKTARQNKLNGFEMIKGLHLTLTPFPEDIVTPTFKIKRNIAAKIYAREIEEAYGRGEEEAAEALREARL